One segment of Mycolicibacterium sp. YH-1 DNA contains the following:
- the pgsA gene encoding CDP-diacylglycerol--glycerol-3-phosphate 3-phosphatidyltransferase produces MPGPPDTDPVVPRVHVLNAANALTALRIVLVPVFLVALFVGDGHETFWRVAAFVVFATAVITDRLDGEIARSYGLVTEFGKLADPIADKALIGAALIGLSVLEVLPWWVTVVILVREVGVTVLRFAVLRRGVIPASRGGKLKTLVQAVAIGLFVLPLSGAWLALAWVLMGAAIILTVVTGADYVISAVRQSRRRPAIG; encoded by the coding sequence GTGCCAGGACCACCAGATACCGATCCCGTGGTTCCGCGCGTCCATGTGCTGAACGCCGCCAACGCGTTGACGGCCTTGCGAATCGTCCTCGTCCCGGTGTTCCTGGTCGCCCTGTTCGTCGGTGACGGCCATGAAACGTTCTGGCGAGTAGCGGCATTCGTCGTGTTTGCGACGGCCGTGATCACCGACAGGCTCGACGGCGAGATCGCGCGCAGCTACGGGCTGGTGACCGAGTTCGGCAAGCTGGCCGATCCGATCGCGGACAAGGCCCTCATCGGTGCCGCGTTGATCGGTCTGTCGGTGCTCGAGGTCCTGCCATGGTGGGTGACGGTGGTGATCCTCGTGCGTGAGGTCGGCGTCACGGTGCTGCGCTTCGCGGTGCTGCGCCGCGGTGTCATCCCCGCCAGTCGCGGGGGGAAACTGAAGACCCTGGTGCAGGCGGTGGCGATCGGGCTGTTCGTGCTTCCGCTCTCGGGTGCATGGCTGGCGTTGGCGTGGGTTCTGATGGGAGCTGCGATCATCCTCACCGTCGTGACGGGCGCGGACTACGTGATCTCGGCCGTCAGGCAGTCGCGCCGCCGACCCGCCATCGGGTGA
- the clgR gene encoding transcriptional regulator ClgR, whose translation MTALLREVIGDVLRQARTSQGRTLREVSDDARVSLGYLSEVERGRKEASSELLGAICTALDVPLSRVLTDAGEEMERREGGRLASAIGNIDVATKVVIPQAVTMAVA comes from the coding sequence ATGACGGCATTGCTGCGCGAAGTGATCGGTGACGTGCTGCGTCAAGCCAGGACCTCGCAGGGTCGGACCCTGCGCGAGGTGTCCGATGACGCCCGCGTCAGCCTCGGCTACCTCTCGGAGGTGGAGCGGGGACGCAAGGAGGCCTCCAGCGAGCTGCTTGGTGCGATCTGCACCGCGCTCGACGTGCCCCTGTCCCGTGTTCTGACCGACGCGGGCGAGGAGATGGAGCGCAGGGAGGGCGGACGGCTCGCGAGCGCGATCGGCAATATCGACGTCGCCACGAAGGTCGTCATCCCGCAGGCCGTCACGATGGCGGTCGCATAG
- a CDS encoding amino-acid N-acetyltransferase, giving the protein MSVRRARTSDVPAIKELVDIYAGKILLEKNLVTLYEAVQEFWVVEIDNEVVGCGALHVLWSDLGEVRTVAAHPKVRGRGVGHAVVAALLDVARELRLERIFVLTFETEFFGRHGFEEIAGTPVTAEVYEEMCRSYDIGIAEFLDLSYVKPNILGNTRMLLLL; this is encoded by the coding sequence ATGTCGGTTCGGCGCGCCCGGACCTCCGACGTCCCCGCCATCAAGGAATTGGTGGACATCTATGCCGGAAAGATCCTGCTGGAGAAGAACCTCGTCACCCTGTACGAGGCCGTGCAGGAGTTCTGGGTGGTCGAGATCGACAACGAGGTGGTGGGCTGCGGCGCGCTGCACGTGCTGTGGTCGGATCTCGGCGAGGTGCGCACAGTCGCCGCCCACCCCAAGGTCCGCGGCAGGGGTGTCGGGCACGCGGTGGTCGCGGCGCTTCTGGATGTGGCCCGCGAGCTACGGCTCGAGCGGATCTTCGTGTTGACGTTCGAGACGGAGTTCTTCGGACGGCACGGGTTCGAGGAGATCGCCGGAACACCTGTCACCGCCGAGGTCTACGAGGAGATGTGCCGGTCCTACGACATCGGCATCGCGGAGTTCCTGGACCTGTCCTACGTCAAGCCCAACATTCTGGGCAACACCCGGATGCTGTTGCTGCTCTAG
- the pspA gene encoding phage shock protein PspA, producing the protein MANPFVKAWKYLMALFSSKVDEYADPKVQIQQAIEDAQRQHQALTQQAAQVIGNQRQLEMRLNRQLADIEKLQVNVRQALTLADQATAAGDATKTTEYTNAAEAFAAQLVTAEQSVEDLKSLHDQALQAAGQAKKAVEQNAMMLQQKIAERSKLLSQLEQAKMQEQVSASLQSMSELAAPGTTPSLDEVRQKIERRYANAMGAAELAQNSVQGRMMEVQQASVQMAGHSRLEQIRASMRGESLSAGGTAAPATPAVNPPAAAPENPLSQ; encoded by the coding sequence ATGGCCAATCCGTTCGTCAAGGCGTGGAAGTACCTCATGGCGCTCTTCAGCTCCAAGGTTGACGAGTACGCCGACCCCAAGGTGCAGATCCAGCAGGCGATCGAGGACGCGCAGCGCCAGCACCAGGCTCTGACCCAGCAGGCCGCACAGGTGATCGGCAACCAGCGGCAGCTGGAGATGCGACTGAACCGCCAGCTCGCCGACATCGAGAAGCTCCAGGTCAACGTGCGTCAGGCACTGACGCTGGCTGATCAGGCCACCGCTGCCGGCGACGCGACCAAGACCACCGAGTACACCAACGCCGCCGAGGCGTTCGCCGCGCAGCTGGTGACCGCCGAGCAGAGCGTCGAGGATCTCAAGAGCCTCCACGACCAGGCGTTGCAGGCCGCGGGCCAGGCGAAGAAGGCCGTCGAGCAGAACGCCATGATGCTGCAGCAGAAGATCGCCGAGCGCAGCAAGCTGCTCAGCCAACTCGAGCAGGCCAAGATGCAGGAGCAGGTCAGCGCCTCGCTGCAGTCGATGAGCGAGTTGGCCGCGCCCGGCACCACGCCCAGCCTCGACGAGGTGCGCCAGAAGATCGAGCGACGCTACGCCAACGCGATGGGCGCTGCCGAACTCGCACAGAACTCCGTGCAGGGCCGGATGATGGAAGTGCAGCAGGCCAGCGTGCAGATGGCCGGGCACTCTCGGCTCGAGCAGATCCGCGCCTCCATGCGCGGTGAGTCGTTGTCCGCAGGCGGCACCGCCGCCCCGGCCACGCCTGCGGTGAACCCGCCCGCGGCTGCGCCGGAAAACCCACTGTCGCAGTAA
- a CDS encoding type IV toxin-antitoxin system AbiEi family antitoxin has protein sequence MGEPFIGTEAVAAGRLTPYALRSRFVAVHRDVYISRGAELSAISRAKAAWLWSGRAGVVAGQSAAALHGAKWVDAAAPAELLHPNRRPPPGIRTWSDRVEDDEVHVIGGIAVTNPARTALDIARRYEVDRAVTALDALARATRLKSADVELLAERYCGRRGIRAAATAIDLMDPGAESPQETRIRLLLIRAGFPRPETQIPVYDEWGQRVAVLDMGWRDAMVGVDYEGRHHWSTRRDFGRGIRRHDTVTGLGWIDVRVTAEDTDASIVDWVRQARARRNC, from the coding sequence ATGGGGGAGCCATTCATCGGCACGGAGGCGGTCGCGGCGGGCAGGCTGACGCCCTACGCGTTGCGAAGCCGCTTCGTCGCCGTACACCGCGACGTCTACATCTCGCGTGGGGCCGAGCTGTCGGCGATATCGCGCGCCAAGGCGGCGTGGCTCTGGTCCGGCCGTGCGGGTGTCGTGGCCGGTCAGTCGGCGGCCGCGCTGCATGGTGCGAAGTGGGTCGACGCAGCGGCACCAGCCGAACTCCTGCACCCGAACCGCCGCCCGCCGCCTGGCATTCGGACGTGGTCGGACCGCGTCGAAGACGACGAAGTCCATGTCATCGGCGGTATCGCGGTGACCAACCCCGCTCGGACCGCCTTGGACATCGCCCGGCGGTACGAGGTCGATCGCGCCGTCACAGCGCTCGATGCTCTTGCCAGAGCAACGAGACTCAAATCGGCTGACGTTGAGTTGCTGGCGGAGCGGTATTGCGGCAGGCGCGGTATCCGCGCAGCCGCCACTGCTATCGATTTGATGGACCCCGGCGCAGAGTCGCCCCAGGAAACCCGGATTCGGCTACTCCTCATTCGCGCTGGCTTCCCGCGTCCGGAGACACAGATCCCGGTGTACGACGAATGGGGACAACGCGTCGCCGTGCTCGACATGGGCTGGCGCGACGCGATGGTCGGCGTGGATTACGAGGGCAGACACCACTGGAGTACCCGTCGCGATTTCGGCCGTGGGATCAGGCGCCACGACACGGTCACCGGACTGGGATGGATCGACGTCAGGGTCACGGCGGAGGACACCGACGCCAGCATCGTCGATTGGGTGCGGCAGGCGCGCGCACGCCGAAACTGCTAG